aagtcgaAGGAGGGTATGAATGCAAATACTGCACATTTCAGACTACAGATCTCAATATGTTTACTTTCCACGTCGATTCTGAGCACCCGAACGTCGTATTGAGTTCCTCTTACGTCTGTCTCGAATGCAAGTTCGTTACCAAAAGGTATGATGCTCTTTCGGAACATAATGTGAAGTACCACCCTGGAGAGGAGAACTTCAAACTGTCCATGGTGAGACGTAACAATCAGACAATCTTCGAGCAGACGGTGAACGATCTTACATTCGACGGGAGTTTTGTGCACGAGGATAAGTCGGAAGAGACGGAATCGTCTGAGTTTCCCTATTCAGGCATCTCAATTAGCAAAACCCCTATTATGAAAATGATGAAAAACAAGAACGAGGCCAAGCGGATTGCCGTTCTCCACAATGCATCTGAGGAACGTCCTGGGGAAGAGAAAGACACTGAAACTGACCCAGACTGCGAGGAAATAGTAGAAAAGCCGGCTCCTTCTGCCGTTTCAGACACTGCCAAGAGTAGTACACTGGCCACAGAACCCATTAGCACAGttgtgaatcccaccacagtgATTCAGCCAACGCAAGTGATTGCTACCATAGCATCGCCACATAACTCAAACTTAATTTCTAAAGTATTGATCCCTATCAGCAGCATTCCTACCTACAACACGGCTTTGGATAACAACCCCCTCTTGCTTGCCACCTACAACAAGTTTCCCTACCCGACCGTTTCAGAGATCAACCTTCTTGCTAGTCAAGCAAAATATACTGAGGAACAGATTAAGATCTGGTTCTCCGCCCAGCGTTTGAAGCACGGGGTCAGCTGGACGCCGGAGGAAGTGGAAGAAGCGAGGCGGAAGCAGTTCAACGGCACCGTGCACACCGTCCCTCAGACGATCACGGTGATTCCGGCACACATTTCCGCAGCTGGCAATGGCCTGCCTTCCATTCTGCAGACGTGCCAAATCGTTGGCCAGCCCAGCCTGGTTCTTGCACAGGTTGCTGGCGCAAGTACACTTCCAGTGACAGCCCCGATAGCGTTGACTGTGGCAGGGGTCCCAAATCAGCCCCAGCTGCAGAAAGCCCAAGTCCAGACCGCACAGCCTGTGGCTGAAACAAAGCAAGTAGCCACTGTCCCAGCCCCTCAGCCTACCAAGTCGGAAGTAGTGGTAGCAAACGCAGACACCATTGGAGTGCGTACAAAGAAGACGAAAGAACAGCTTACGGAGTTGAAAATCAGCTACCTTAAAAATCACTTTCCTCAAGATTCTGAGATTGTTCGGCTCATGAAAATAACGGGCTTGACAAAAGGGGAGATAAAAAAATGGTTCAGTGACACCAGGTACAACCAGCGAAACTCAAAGCACAACCATTATAATAATCTCAACAACGATTCATGCACTATCATCATTGATTCAAGCGACGAAACCAATGAACCCCCAGTACTGGTCCCGTCACAGCAGAAACAATTGTGGAACGCTTCCGACGGCGCCTCGCAGAAATTCAAGGAGAAGACTCCGAAACAACTGCAAGCCCTCGAAGACAGTTTTCAGAACAATCCCATCCTCGCAGACGACGAACTGGCTAGGATAATGTCCGAAACTAACCTGAGCAGGAAAGAAATCAATGCTTGGTTCGCAGAACAGAAGAAATCCAAAGCGTTAAGCGAGGAGAGCGAGGACCTGAATGAGAGCAACGGAAGCATCTCAAAGGAAACATCTGCCGAGACATCTGGCGGTGAAGGGGCCGGATCTCAGAAGTCAGGAAAGCTAACTAAAAAGACACCAGATCAACTCCATATGCTGAAAATGTCCTTTGTCCGCACTCAGTGGCCGTCCTCGGAAGAGTACGACCAATTGGCTGATGAAAGTGGACTTCCTCGATCGGACATTGTCAGTTGGTTCGGAGATACCCGTTACGCTTGGAAAAACGGTGGCTTGAAATGGTACTACTCCTACCAAGGGCCCAATGCAAATAGTATGAATGGTCAAAGCAGTtccaggagaagagggaggggaagaccaaagggcagaggaagaggaaggtctCGCGGGCGAGCCAGAGGGAACAAAAGAATCAAACACTGGGACCGGACTCCGATTATCaaatttaaaactgggaaggCCATCCTGAAGGATTATTACCTGAAACACAAATTCCTAAACGAACAGGACCTCGACGAGCTGGTTGCCAGATCGCATATGGGATACGAGCAGGTCAGGGAGTGGTTTGCCGACATGGAGCGAAAAGCCAAACAGGGCCTCGAGCTTTTTGAtgacgaggaggaagaggaggagacgCCGGATGAGCCGGATGACGACGACGAcaaagaggatgaagaagaaacaGATGACAGTGACAACTGGGAACCCCCTCGGCACGTTAGGCGCAGGCTCTCAAAATCAGACTGACATGTCAGTTTCTGGATCGTGGGGATCGTCACGTTGCTGTGCTGCCCCAGGATTTTGGTGCTGTTCCAGTAACCGCCATTTTTGGATTTGGCTGCTCTCGGAAAGGGGGATCATGTTCCTGACTTGTGCAGCTGACGCAGTTTTGGTCAGCGGAAGTGGGAAGGCAAGTCCAGGATCTGGAATtacaaacacccccacccccacccccccaagattCAACTCTCCTCCACATCTCTAATGCTAGGGGATATGTCATGTTATGGGACTGTGTGTTTAATTGccttatgttttattttggaaaACCTTGCAAGAGGACGCAGGtgcattttattgtttttctctTATTGCCAGAGGAAATTGACAATAAGTGCAAACAAAACATAAAGACGTGATTGTAGCGCTCCTTTTGCAAAAGCATTTGTCTCCTTTCCTTTTGGCACAAGGGAAATTTAAAAGGAATACGAGAGGGGCGGGGGTAAAGGATACCAAAGGAAAGTGGCATCAATGGAGTGAGGTTTTTTGATGGTTTTATTTGTGGGGGGGGAGTTGCTTTTGGAAGAATAGAGAGGAGGGAGGCATACCTTTGTTACATATGGAGCCATGTGCTGGGTTTACAGGACTTTCAAGTTGTCTTCAGGGAGTGGAGGTTGGGCCAGAagtacgtttttttaaaaaaaatatcaaatcgAACTGATGTGTATCGTATTTAAATGCAAGATAAAATAGTGCAGCCAATACCAAAATTTGTTTTCAGTCATGCATCCTTTTTGGAAAAGTGTAAGATAAAGATTGCTTCCATATGCAGAACCCCCCAGAATTCTGCCTAGCATGTTTCTTAAAAAGGTAGCAAGAAACGTGACTTTAAGATATTTGCACAGATTGCTTTTGCTTGAAGCGGCCACCGCCAGATTCTTCCGCCTGGGATAGCCGGACAGTTTGAGGCTGCAGCTTCTTTATTCTTCTCTACCCCTCAGATGTACATACCAAGTAGCCAGACCTTACAAGCTGACTGCCTAGTTACCCCTTCTACCATCAGAGGAGTGCCTGCCAAATTGCCAGCACCCTACCAGTTTTTCCATCTTGCTTGAGACATTGCATGAACTAGTCCTATGGTGGCCTGCAAGGCACCAGGTCTTACTTGGCTACCTTCAAACTGATGGAAGAACGCCTGCCAGGTAAGACGTGGTGATTGCCGACAGGAAAAATGGCTGTTGCAAATCTGATAGAACTGCAAATGCACAACTGCGCTAATGTGACATATAATTTTACACGAGAAAGAGGAGTATGAATTGAAACCGTTGTGGCTATTCTTCATAGTTTGGAAGCCATGAAAGAAATTGACTGAGTTTTTGGGCGTGAAACAATGTTGGAGGCAATCGCCTTGAGGCCTGCTAAGCCGGGTCTGTGGTTTCTTGAGATTTAAGAGCTTGGTTTAAAGAGCTTGATTTAAGAAACATCTTCAAAGGTTGCTGAAAATATTTGAAGAGGATTATGTCAGAACAGGAAAGGTACCAGACTCCTGGGAAAGGCCTGATCATGTCTAATGTATTTGTTTCCTCTGCATATCATTTTGTAATGATTTTGTAAGTCATACTCCTTTGTGAATACAATTTTAACATTATTACATAAAATTATATATCACAGTAGCacagttggagcagcagtggcgtaggaggttaagagctcgtgtatctaatctggaggaaccgggtttgattcccagctctgccgcctgagctgtggaggcttatctggggaattcagattagcctgtacgctcccacacacgccagctgggtgaccttgggctagtcacagcttctcggagcgctctcagcccgacctacctcacagggtgtttgttgtgaggggggaagggcaaggagactgtcagcccctttgagtctcctgaaggagagaaaggggggatataaatccaagctcctcctcttcttcttcttcttcttcttcctcaggttATAAGAGGTGCTGTCTACAGATGGAAGGCAGGGGAGACTCACAGAATCAGAGCAGACATTGAATTACACCTGTACGCTTCACTTTTTAAACACTTTCCTTGTTTAAAAGAACAGGTTATCAAGATTCCCTAAATTGAGGAAAGTTTAAACCTTCTTAAGCttaacacagagagaaaaaaagcatGCTTGTTCTAAATTTTAACCTTTCAGATAGGGAAATCAAGTAAATAAGAAGGTTCAAGACAGTTCTGTCTTGTATAGTTTCTTGATCCAGCAAAAGGGCAAGAAAGCAAATTGCTTCCTTATTGACCTCAAGAATGGGCTGTCCTCAGAATGCGAATGATTCAGCGATCCAATCAAGGCTGTTGTGAACCCCAAATGGGAAGGAACTAGCAGACAATTCACAATACCCCAGGCAAATGCCAGCACTCCTATCTTAGGAACGTCTGGGTTTGTGGAGGTT
The window above is part of the Sphaerodactylus townsendi isolate TG3544 linkage group LG09, MPM_Stown_v2.3, whole genome shotgun sequence genome. Proteins encoded here:
- the ZHX1 gene encoding zinc fingers and homeoboxes protein 1 produces the protein MASKRKSTVPCMVLASEPDQDLEAVSDFEEGPPVITPVESVLSDEDSQEYVDSDNQQNKKVEGGYECKYCTFQTTDLNMFTFHVDSEHPNVVLSSSYVCLECKFVTKRYDALSEHNVKYHPGEENFKLSMVRRNNQTIFEQTVNDLTFDGSFVHEDKSEETESSEFPYSGISISKTPIMKMMKNKNEAKRIAVLHNASEERPGEEKDTETDPDCEEIVEKPAPSAVSDTAKSSTLATEPISTVVNPTTVIQPTQVIATIASPHNSNLISKVLIPISSIPTYNTALDNNPLLLATYNKFPYPTVSEINLLASQAKYTEEQIKIWFSAQRLKHGVSWTPEEVEEARRKQFNGTVHTVPQTITVIPAHISAAGNGLPSILQTCQIVGQPSLVLAQVAGASTLPVTAPIALTVAGVPNQPQLQKAQVQTAQPVAETKQVATVPAPQPTKSEVVVANADTIGVRTKKTKEQLTELKISYLKNHFPQDSEIVRLMKITGLTKGEIKKWFSDTRYNQRNSKHNHYNNLNNDSCTIIIDSSDETNEPPVLVPSQQKQLWNASDGASQKFKEKTPKQLQALEDSFQNNPILADDELARIMSETNLSRKEINAWFAEQKKSKALSEESEDLNESNGSISKETSAETSGGEGAGSQKSGKLTKKTPDQLHMLKMSFVRTQWPSSEEYDQLADESGLPRSDIVSWFGDTRYAWKNGGLKWYYSYQGPNANSMNGQSSSRRRGRGRPKGRGRGRSRGRARGNKRIKHWDRTPIIKFKTGKAILKDYYLKHKFLNEQDLDELVARSHMGYEQVREWFADMERKAKQGLELFDDEEEEEETPDEPDDDDDKEDEEETDDSDNWEPPRHVRRRLSKSD